One genomic segment of bacterium includes these proteins:
- a CDS encoding VWA domain-containing protein, with protein MIQTGARRITLVVLCCVLAFSSVGVASAREDRAAFVPEELLMSEREAEVFRALRHPGTREKFLERFWSERADQVRSDWSKRLPLATREFSDPASDRARIFLTAGPPLYRVADICPAPVRPHEIWYYSEDGAQTVVFIAAESGGKFRTWKQGDWQSLLGEAGGDTSQATLLSICDRGPELAAALTGSGDPQLLPGLSARDGAWVEEFLTETTLLPPDARPLDATIELDYPAAVGDRTAVLVTLAVPHSEAAGDGLCDFNVTGEVFGPGAVDAFRLHYSAAPQARNGQQKVIRLTARRHLPPGQYDMVLKLHDVVEDRYLRRNVKLDVPTLDRQEAGWAEPGQRLFKLMPPPEGYLTGSHRFETIASNPDVAKVSFFLDGERALTKNRPPFSVELDLGVVPRPREIEAVAFNADGYEIARDHLIINSGPHRFAVRLVEPDRGATTGTSFKVHAVVDTPLGERLSHVDFFWNEARLARLYQPPFVQTLHPIPSEGSSYIRAVAVLDDGHSAEDLVVVNTGDTIEAIEVDFVELYASVLGAEGSAVKDLERDQFRVFENGVEQELRRFETVEHLPVSAVVVLDCSTSMVEEIREVEKAAAQFFEHVLEPKDRAAVIIFNDVPVLRVALTNDIVLLNNGLAGIEADGETSLYDSLIYGLYYLAGLRGKRALILVSDGADSASDFSFEEALEFAERSGVAIYTIGLGLGSSDVAEHAVLRKLARETGGESFSIESARRIDRIYDRIEQDLRSQYLLGYQSPLLESREYREVRVEIARAGLEVKTVPGYYP; from the coding sequence GTTCCTCGAGCGATTCTGGTCTGAACGCGCCGACCAAGTGCGCTCGGACTGGAGCAAGCGGCTGCCGCTGGCAACCAGGGAGTTCTCCGATCCGGCTTCTGACCGGGCACGAATCTTTCTCACGGCCGGCCCGCCTCTCTACCGAGTGGCCGATATCTGTCCCGCTCCGGTCAGACCCCACGAGATCTGGTACTACAGTGAGGACGGAGCGCAAACGGTCGTTTTCATCGCCGCCGAGAGCGGCGGGAAATTCCGAACCTGGAAGCAAGGCGACTGGCAGAGCCTCCTCGGCGAAGCGGGCGGCGATACATCGCAGGCCACGCTCCTCTCGATCTGTGACCGTGGGCCGGAGCTGGCGGCGGCTCTCACCGGCAGCGGCGATCCGCAGCTTCTGCCCGGTCTGTCCGCCCGAGACGGCGCCTGGGTGGAGGAGTTCCTGACCGAGACCACCCTGTTGCCACCGGACGCCCGCCCGCTGGATGCCACCATCGAACTCGACTACCCGGCCGCGGTGGGAGACCGAACGGCCGTGTTGGTGACCCTCGCCGTGCCCCATAGCGAAGCGGCCGGCGATGGGCTGTGCGATTTCAACGTCACGGGCGAGGTCTTCGGCCCCGGGGCGGTCGATGCTTTCCGCCTGCATTATTCGGCGGCCCCCCAGGCCCGGAACGGGCAGCAGAAAGTGATCCGGCTCACGGCTCGCCGCCACCTGCCACCCGGTCAATACGACATGGTGCTCAAGCTTCACGACGTCGTGGAAGATCGCTATCTGCGTCGGAACGTGAAACTGGATGTACCGACTCTCGACCGCCAGGAAGCCGGCTGGGCGGAACCCGGGCAGCGCCTGTTCAAGCTCATGCCGCCGCCCGAGGGCTATCTCACCGGCTCGCATCGATTCGAGACCATCGCCAGCAACCCCGACGTTGCCAAGGTCAGCTTCTTTCTCGATGGCGAACGAGCGCTGACCAAGAACCGGCCTCCGTTCTCGGTCGAGCTCGACCTGGGTGTGGTGCCGCGCCCGCGCGAAATCGAAGCCGTTGCCTTCAACGCCGACGGCTACGAGATCGCTCGAGATCACCTAATCATCAATTCGGGACCGCACCGATTCGCGGTACGGCTGGTCGAGCCCGATCGGGGCGCCACGACCGGTACCAGTTTCAAGGTCCATGCGGTCGTCGATACGCCGCTCGGCGAGCGCCTGTCCCATGTCGACTTCTTCTGGAACGAGGCCCGCCTAGCGCGCTTGTACCAGCCTCCTTTCGTTCAGACCCTTCACCCGATTCCATCCGAAGGCTCGTCTTACATTCGGGCCGTCGCGGTTCTGGACGACGGCCATTCTGCCGAGGACCTGGTGGTCGTCAACACCGGGGACACCATCGAGGCGATTGAAGTCGACTTCGTAGAGCTCTACGCGAGTGTTCTCGGCGCCGAAGGATCCGCGGTCAAGGATCTCGAGCGGGATCAGTTCCGAGTGTTCGAAAACGGGGTCGAACAGGAGCTGCGCCGCTTCGAAACCGTCGAGCACCTACCGGTGAGCGCCGTGGTGGTCCTCGACTGCTCGACCTCGATGGTCGAGGAGATTCGGGAGGTCGAAAAGGCCGCCGCCCAGTTCTTCGAACACGTGCTCGAACCCAAGGACCGGGCGGCGGTGATCATCTTCAACGACGTGCCGGTCTTGCGAGTAGCGTTGACCAACGACATCGTGCTGCTCAACAACGGCCTCGCCGGCATCGAGGCCGACGGCGAAACCTCGCTCTATGACAGCCTGATCTATGGGCTCTACTACCTGGCCGGCCTGCGCGGAAAGCGCGCTTTGATTCTGGTCTCGGATGGTGCCGACTCCGCCTCCGATTTCTCCTTCGAGGAGGCGCTCGAGTTCGCGGAGCGCTCGGGCGTCGCGATCTACACGATCGGACTCGGCTTGGGCAGCAGTGACGTCGCGGAACACGCGGTTCTCCGGAAGCTGGCTCGGGAAACCGGCGGCGAGAGCTTCTCCATCGAAAGCGCTCGCCGAATCGATCGAATCTACGACCGGATCGAGCAGGACCTGCGCTCACAGTACTTGCTCGGATACCAGTCACCTCTTCTGGAGTCCCGCGAATATCGTGAAGTCCGCGTGGAGATCGCGCGCGCGGGCCTCGAAGTCAAAACCGTGCCCGGCTATTATCCATAG
- a CDS encoding TrmJ/YjtD family RNA methyltransferase: MKQAPTVVLVRPTEEGNVGAVARAMANTGLDRLILVEPAVRIAGKARARAVGGTHILDAAHRLPSLDTALAPFRHVVGTSSHRQRVLKSRTIEPRQLPGRLESADFGRVALVFGPERSGLTTEELAVCGTVVRIPTASDQPTLNLAQAVLIVAHELFLARKLLEIPAPAAPEATAAEIEKLFEHVDSVLHGIGFARDSTYQGVLLDLRRLAGRTRLTEREVVIFRGLCRRLEHALARREPDA; this comes from the coding sequence ATGAAACAGGCACCGACGGTGGTTCTGGTACGACCCACGGAAGAGGGAAACGTCGGAGCCGTGGCGCGAGCCATGGCCAACACCGGCCTGGACCGCCTGATTCTGGTAGAGCCCGCCGTTCGGATCGCGGGCAAGGCTCGCGCGCGCGCGGTTGGTGGCACCCACATCCTCGACGCCGCTCATCGGTTGCCGTCTCTCGACACGGCTCTGGCTCCGTTTCGACACGTGGTCGGCACCAGCTCCCACCGCCAACGCGTTCTGAAGAGCCGAACGATCGAGCCGAGGCAGCTCCCGGGCAGGCTCGAGAGCGCCGATTTCGGCCGAGTCGCTCTGGTCTTCGGCCCAGAACGCTCTGGCCTGACAACCGAGGAACTGGCCGTTTGCGGAACCGTCGTTCGGATACCCACGGCCTCGGATCAACCCACTCTCAACCTCGCTCAAGCCGTGCTCATCGTCGCCCACGAGCTATTCCTGGCGCGAAAGCTCCTTGAGATCCCCGCTCCCGCGGCGCCCGAAGCTACTGCCGCCGAAATCGAGAAGCTATTCGAACACGTCGACTCGGTCCTCCATGGCATCGGCTTCGCCCGTGATTCAACCTACCAGGGAGTGCTTCTCGACCTCCGACGACTGGCTGGACGGACTCGGCTGACCGAGCGCGAAGTGGTGATCTTCCGGGGTCTCTGCAGGCGCCTCGAGCACGCCTTGGCGCGGCGTGAGCCGGACGCCTGA
- a CDS encoding macro domain-containing protein: protein MGKNHVKIQLNGTQLELLEGDITELDVDAVVNPANADLKLGAGVAGAILKKGGKSIQNECNRIGGTSVGTAVITGAGELDAKHVIHAVGPKMGEGDEDRKLSSAVRSALALADRHGLKSIAVPAISTGVFGVPTERCARVTLTEIHRYLQGGTKLDRVVVCLFDSEVFGTFRKELRRGFR from the coding sequence ATGGGAAAGAATCACGTAAAGATCCAGCTCAACGGCACGCAGCTCGAGCTCCTCGAGGGAGATATTACCGAGCTCGACGTCGATGCTGTCGTAAACCCCGCCAACGCAGACCTTAAGCTGGGGGCTGGAGTTGCCGGCGCGATCCTCAAGAAGGGTGGCAAGTCGATTCAGAACGAGTGCAACCGCATCGGAGGCACCTCGGTGGGAACGGCGGTGATCACCGGGGCCGGCGAGCTCGACGCCAAGCACGTCATTCACGCCGTCGGTCCGAAGATGGGCGAGGGCGACGAGGATCGAAAACTGTCTTCGGCGGTGCGTTCGGCGCTGGCGCTGGCAGACCGTCATGGGCTCAAGTCGATTGCCGTTCCGGCCATATCGACAGGAGTTTTCGGTGTGCCGACCGAACGTTGTGCCAGGGTGACGCTGACCGAGATCCACCGCTACCTGCAGGGCGGTACCAAGCTCGACCGCGTCGTCGTGTGCCTCTTCGACTCGGAGGTCTTCGGGACCTTCCGAAAAGAGCTCCGCCGCGGGTTCCGCTAG
- a CDS encoding 2-dehydro-3-deoxyphosphogluconate aldolase — translation MTTASSSRAPSTSRSARARVAASVSAAPVFGVVRTATRDEAETQARTFRDGGLELIEITFTVPEATEVVAGLIEERSGDGPPWIGMGTVTTAERANQALAAGADFLITPNVTAEVAQVAAAAGVFLVIGALTPSEIVAAAALGADLVKVYPLPPVGGAAYLATIRQPLPDISILAAGGFGPEEIPAYRAAGASAFGLGAQLLGEDAASSRQRIANALSASRS, via the coding sequence ATGACGACGGCAAGCTCGAGTCGAGCCCCCTCAACCAGCCGATCGGCTCGTGCCCGTGTCGCCGCGAGCGTCAGCGCCGCGCCGGTTTTCGGGGTCGTTCGGACGGCTACCCGCGACGAAGCCGAAACCCAGGCCCGCACATTTCGTGATGGCGGCCTCGAACTGATCGAGATCACCTTCACGGTGCCCGAAGCTACGGAGGTCGTCGCCGGCCTGATCGAGGAGCGCTCGGGCGACGGACCGCCGTGGATCGGAATGGGCACGGTCACTACCGCGGAGCGCGCGAATCAGGCCCTTGCCGCCGGAGCCGACTTCCTGATCACCCCGAACGTGACAGCCGAGGTCGCCCAGGTCGCCGCCGCGGCTGGCGTCTTCCTGGTGATCGGAGCTCTGACGCCGTCCGAGATCGTGGCGGCCGCGGCTCTGGGGGCGGACCTGGTCAAGGTCTACCCTCTGCCTCCGGTCGGAGGCGCCGCCTACCTAGCGACGATTCGCCAGCCTCTGCCGGACATCTCGATTCTCGCCGCCGGAGGCTTCGGCCCGGAGGAGATTCCCGCCTATCGAGCCGCTGGAGCCAGCGCGTTCGGCCTCGGAGCCCAGCTTCTCGGAGAGGACGCGGCCTCGAGCCGCCAGCGCATCGCCAACGCTCTTTCAGCATCCCGGTCGTGA
- a CDS encoding 2,3-bisphosphoglycerate-independent phosphoglycerate mutase yields the protein MRTSRNPGPAIHRPGPVVLIVRDGWGRNPHPEHDEYNAIKLADTPRCDALLLDYPWTLIKTSGEDVGLPAGTMGNSEVGHQNLGAGRIVDQDSVRISNAIKSGTFFDNEVVTRAVDRARDGDGALHLMGLASDAGVHARLEHLYALVELAAKRNLERVWIHLFTDGRDTGPFTGLGYVEQVAARCRELGVGRVASICGRYWAMDRDNRWERVASAYDCLTGRGPGLPHFASAEKAVQDYYDHPSNPSQEGDEFVSPRTVGSDAVSSRIADGDTVVFYNYRGDRPREITRAFVLDEFEDRVPASPDTGQRGFDRGRKLDLHYVTMTSYAEDLAELVEVVFPKPPKLESIAGGHLAALGLTQFRCAETEKSPHVTFFFNDYRDRPFEGESRRTVQSPRVTTYDLKPEMSALGVCECMLERLRAGDCEDFLLVNFANTDMVGHTGKLEPAIRAAEAVDQCVGAIVDATLERGGKLIVTADHGNSEQMWDPENDAPHTAHTTYDVECIVVDEDRRDAATGSPDRPSSVLRAGGRLADVFPTVLELMGLDQPEAMTGRSLLRRSRG from the coding sequence ATGCGAACCTCGAGAAACCCCGGCCCCGCAATCCACCGACCAGGTCCGGTCGTCCTGATAGTCCGGGACGGCTGGGGCCGAAACCCGCACCCGGAGCACGACGAATACAACGCCATCAAGCTCGCGGACACACCTCGCTGCGACGCTCTCCTGCTTGACTATCCCTGGACCCTGATCAAGACCAGCGGCGAGGACGTCGGGCTGCCCGCCGGGACCATGGGCAACAGCGAAGTCGGTCATCAGAATCTGGGTGCCGGACGCATTGTGGATCAGGACTCCGTGCGCATTTCCAATGCGATCAAGAGCGGGACCTTTTTCGACAACGAGGTGGTGACGCGCGCAGTCGATCGCGCGCGCGACGGTGATGGCGCTCTTCACCTGATGGGCCTGGCGTCAGACGCCGGAGTCCACGCACGGCTCGAGCACCTGTATGCCCTGGTCGAGCTGGCAGCGAAGCGCAACCTCGAGCGCGTCTGGATCCACCTCTTCACCGACGGCCGCGACACCGGCCCGTTTACCGGGCTCGGGTACGTCGAGCAGGTTGCCGCCCGGTGCCGCGAGCTGGGAGTGGGGCGGGTGGCTTCGATCTGCGGTCGCTACTGGGCCATGGACCGTGACAATCGTTGGGAGCGCGTGGCCTCGGCCTACGACTGCTTGACCGGCCGGGGCCCGGGCTTGCCCCATTTCGCCAGCGCCGAAAAAGCCGTCCAGGATTATTACGACCACCCCTCGAATCCCAGCCAGGAAGGCGACGAGTTCGTTTCGCCGCGCACGGTCGGTTCGGACGCGGTGTCTTCGCGAATCGCCGACGGCGACACCGTCGTTTTCTACAACTACCGCGGAGATCGGCCAAGGGAAATCACCCGCGCCTTCGTTCTCGACGAGTTCGAGGATCGCGTGCCGGCATCGCCGGACACGGGCCAACGCGGCTTCGACCGCGGCCGCAAGCTCGATCTCCACTACGTCACGATGACCTCGTATGCCGAGGATCTCGCCGAGCTGGTCGAGGTCGTCTTCCCCAAGCCTCCGAAACTGGAGTCCATAGCCGGAGGCCACCTGGCCGCGCTGGGACTGACTCAGTTTCGGTGCGCCGAGACCGAGAAGAGCCCTCACGTCACTTTCTTCTTCAACGACTACCGGGACCGACCGTTCGAGGGAGAATCCCGTCGAACCGTGCAATCGCCCCGGGTCACCACCTATGACCTCAAGCCCGAGATGAGCGCGCTCGGGGTCTGTGAGTGCATGCTCGAGCGCCTCCGCGCCGGGGACTGCGAGGACTTCCTCCTGGTCAACTTCGCCAACACCGACATGGTCGGGCACACCGGCAAGCTGGAGCCTGCGATTCGGGCCGCCGAAGCCGTCGATCAGTGCGTCGGAGCCATAGTGGACGCTACTCTCGAACGAGGCGGCAAGCTCATCGTCACCGCGGACCACGGCAATTCCGAGCAGATGTGGGACCCCGAGAACGACGCGCCCCACACCGCCCACACGACCTACGATGTCGAGTGCATCGTGGTCGACGAGGACCGCCGGGACGCCGCCACCGGCAGTCCGGATCGCCCGTCGAGCGTGCTGCGCGCGGGCGGCCGCCTGGCCGACGTCTTCCCGACCGTGCTCGAGCTCATGGGGCTGGATCAGCCCGAGGCTATGACGGGAAGGTCGTTGCTGCGGCGATCGAGAGGCTAG
- the maf gene encoding septum formation protein Maf encodes MTAPDHLILASASPRRSEILRGLGLDFQVEPADVDESRLDGETPEIYVERVARAKAECRARAGALTLAADTTVIIDSSILGKPTGPKDAARMLDRLAGHEHEVLTSVALLDGGNGTLLSSTERSKVRIAAMTTAEIEWYVATGEPLDKAGAYAIQGLGALFVEGVEGNYSNIVGLPVPTLYRLVSELGYSLLDFRNERLDGAASAP; translated from the coding sequence TTGACTGCGCCCGACCATCTGATTCTCGCTTCCGCCTCGCCCCGACGCTCGGAGATCCTGCGCGGCCTGGGTCTCGACTTCCAGGTCGAGCCGGCGGACGTCGACGAGAGCCGTCTCGACGGTGAGACTCCCGAGATCTACGTCGAGCGCGTCGCCCGCGCCAAGGCCGAGTGCCGAGCTCGAGCCGGTGCGCTGACTCTGGCTGCCGACACCACCGTGATCATCGATAGCTCGATCCTCGGCAAGCCGACCGGTCCGAAAGACGCCGCCAGAATGCTCGATCGTCTGGCCGGGCACGAACACGAAGTGCTGACCTCGGTCGCTCTGCTCGACGGCGGCAACGGCACGCTGCTCTCGTCGACCGAGCGCTCGAAGGTCCGGATCGCCGCTATGACCACGGCCGAGATCGAATGGTACGTCGCCACCGGTGAGCCTCTGGACAAGGCCGGCGCCTACGCCATTCAGGGCCTCGGGGCGCTCTTCGTTGAAGGCGTCGAGGGCAACTACTCCAACATCGTCGGCCTGCCCGTACCCACCCTTTACCGACTCGTCTCCGAGCTCGGCTACTCGCTTCTCGACTTCCGTAACGAGAGGTTGGATGGCGCTGCCTCAGCCCCCTGA
- the argS gene encoding arginine--tRNA ligase — translation MLTAIRNALASRIEGRIEDLYGIPHQARPEIPPRRDLGDLAFPGALQLARVVKKNPRQIGEEIAAGLELPEGVREVRVEGPGFLNFYLDRGRLAAALIKEALISPPPEPAEKTIVEHTNINPNKAAHIGHLRNAVLGDVLVRAQRALGRPVEVQNYIDDTGVQLADVVVGFVDLRGLGIDEIRDLPEPFDFTCWDLYAEVGRWYEEDAKRAELRRRTLHEIESGSGPRAEVGRLIARRIVSRHLRTMRRIGVDYDLITRESVILLLDFFHAAFERLKKEGAIRLETEGKNSGCWLMPLSESSEFAGLEDPDKIIVRSDGTVTYVGKDIAYQLWKFGLLGLDFGYRYWREEEVWESVLDGVDDHPEFGGGHRVINVIDKRQSYLQKVVRAGLERLHHTEEAARSVHFAYEMVALSAAAAEQLGQGEVAGDGKRLEMSGRKGIGVKADDLIDRLEAKSREEIMARDSEPPPDELDSRARAIATAALRFFMIKTTTNRVIAFDFDEALSFEGDSGPYLQYSLVRAANIFRRLREEKLADEVSPESATSLPGELWEDDLWELIFSVAELQDRTEAAVEALELSQIARFALELAQKFNAIYHRHPILQEPDAKRRATRLATAQIFAKGLRVMTDLMGLPIPERM, via the coding sequence ATGCTGACGGCCATCCGCAATGCCCTGGCCTCGCGGATCGAGGGCAGAATAGAAGACCTCTACGGCATTCCTCACCAGGCCAGGCCCGAGATTCCACCCCGACGCGACCTCGGTGACCTGGCCTTCCCGGGAGCGCTGCAGCTGGCTCGGGTGGTCAAGAAGAACCCGCGGCAGATTGGCGAGGAAATCGCGGCCGGACTCGAGTTGCCGGAGGGAGTCCGCGAGGTTCGGGTCGAGGGACCGGGCTTTCTGAATTTCTATCTCGACCGCGGACGTTTGGCTGCCGCGCTGATCAAGGAAGCCCTGATCTCGCCGCCGCCGGAGCCTGCCGAGAAGACCATCGTCGAGCACACGAACATCAACCCGAACAAGGCCGCGCACATCGGCCATCTCCGCAATGCCGTTCTGGGCGACGTTCTGGTACGAGCTCAGCGGGCGCTGGGACGACCGGTGGAGGTCCAGAACTACATCGACGACACCGGAGTGCAGCTGGCCGACGTGGTTGTCGGTTTTGTCGACCTCCGGGGCCTTGGCATCGATGAGATACGGGACCTGCCGGAGCCCTTCGACTTCACCTGCTGGGATCTCTACGCGGAAGTCGGCCGCTGGTACGAAGAGGACGCCAAGCGCGCCGAGCTTCGACGCCGGACCCTGCACGAGATCGAGTCCGGCAGCGGTCCCCGGGCGGAGGTCGGCAGGCTGATCGCCCGCCGGATCGTGTCACGCCATCTGCGCACCATGCGCAGAATCGGGGTCGACTACGACCTCATCACCCGGGAGAGCGTGATCCTGCTACTCGATTTCTTTCATGCGGCCTTCGAGCGCCTCAAGAAAGAAGGCGCGATTCGGCTCGAGACCGAAGGCAAGAACTCGGGCTGCTGGCTGATGCCCCTCTCCGAGAGTTCCGAGTTCGCCGGTCTGGAAGATCCCGACAAGATCATCGTCCGATCGGACGGCACGGTGACCTACGTCGGCAAGGACATCGCCTATCAGCTCTGGAAGTTCGGCCTTCTCGGGCTGGATTTCGGCTACCGCTACTGGCGGGAAGAAGAAGTCTGGGAATCCGTTCTCGACGGCGTGGACGATCATCCGGAGTTCGGCGGAGGCCACCGGGTCATCAACGTGATCGACAAGCGGCAGAGCTATCTGCAGAAAGTCGTTCGCGCAGGTCTCGAGAGATTGCACCACACCGAGGAGGCCGCGCGTTCGGTTCACTTTGCTTACGAGATGGTGGCGCTCTCGGCAGCGGCGGCGGAGCAACTCGGGCAGGGCGAGGTCGCCGGAGACGGCAAGCGTCTCGAAATGTCCGGCCGGAAGGGAATCGGGGTCAAGGCCGACGATCTGATCGATCGGCTCGAAGCCAAGAGCCGGGAAGAGATCATGGCCCGAGACAGTGAGCCACCACCCGACGAGCTCGACAGCCGAGCCCGCGCCATCGCCACCGCGGCCCTGCGCTTTTTCATGATCAAGACCACGACCAACCGGGTCATCGCCTTCGACTTCGACGAAGCGCTCAGCTTCGAGGGCGATTCGGGACCGTACCTGCAGTACTCCCTGGTTCGGGCGGCGAACATCTTCCGAAGGCTGCGTGAAGAGAAGCTGGCAGACGAGGTCAGCCCCGAGAGCGCGACTTCGCTGCCGGGAGAGCTTTGGGAGGACGATCTCTGGGAGCTCATCTTCTCGGTCGCCGAGCTCCAAGATCGAACAGAGGCAGCCGTAGAGGCACTCGAGCTCTCCCAGATCGCCCGGTTCGCGCTCGAGCTGGCCCAGAAGTTCAACGCCATCTACCATCGCCACCCGATCCTTCAGGAGCCGGACGCGAAGCGACGCGCCACGCGCCTGGCCACCGCCCAGATCTTCGCCAAGGGGCTGCGTGTCATGACCGACCTGATGGGACTGCCGATACCGGAGCGAATGTAG